Proteins encoded within one genomic window of Synechococcus sp. PCC 7335:
- the dprA gene encoding DNA-processing protein DprA, with amino-acid sequence MASERAYWLAWSQVKHVGPVTIKRLWEHFGTLELAWQATASELLKVDGIGLLSAERIVSVRSKLNPEQLLVEHEKKNKAFWTPVDADYPALLFAINDPPPVLYYRGSLRLSDLNRLTVGIVGTRRPSTYGKRWTQRLSQRLSQQGAVIISGLAAGIDTEAHTGCLYQQGLTVAVVGTGVDIVYPARNQSLYQQVVENGLVVSEYPDGTGPDRTHFPQRNRIIAGLSRAILVTEAPARSGALITARLANDYGREVYALPSALGNEQGEGCLRLIAEGAQIILGEQVLMDTLEKLPAVDSSAVPNRTVSSQSDLLKKTTSEKVSSKRDIDTKAVGNLETSEALEINSTDLKKAISELTPVLANVLEAVAIEPTIVDYIVQQTQMETGIVLSALFQLELSGMVIQLPGMQYQRA; translated from the coding sequence GTGGCGTCAGAAAGAGCATATTGGCTAGCATGGTCGCAAGTTAAGCATGTAGGACCGGTGACGATCAAGCGGCTATGGGAGCACTTTGGCACTCTAGAACTCGCTTGGCAGGCAACCGCCAGTGAGCTGCTAAAGGTCGATGGGATTGGACTGTTGAGCGCTGAGCGAATTGTGAGCGTGCGATCCAAGCTAAATCCTGAACAGCTACTTGTTGAGCACGAAAAGAAGAACAAAGCTTTTTGGACGCCTGTAGATGCGGATTATCCAGCGCTACTATTTGCAATCAACGATCCGCCGCCGGTTCTCTACTATCGTGGCAGCCTGCGACTGAGCGATCTGAATAGATTAACAGTAGGGATAGTGGGAACGCGCCGACCTTCTACCTATGGCAAGCGCTGGACGCAAAGGCTGAGTCAGCGGCTATCGCAACAAGGGGCGGTGATCATTTCTGGGTTAGCAGCCGGGATTGATACCGAAGCACATACAGGCTGTCTGTATCAGCAAGGACTGACGGTGGCAGTGGTAGGAACGGGTGTGGATATCGTCTATCCGGCTCGGAACCAAAGCCTCTATCAGCAGGTGGTCGAAAATGGCCTAGTAGTCAGCGAATATCCAGATGGGACCGGACCGGACAGAACGCATTTTCCGCAGCGAAATCGGATCATTGCCGGACTAAGCCGAGCGATTTTGGTAACGGAGGCTCCAGCAAGATCAGGAGCCTTGATCACAGCACGATTGGCAAATGACTATGGTCGGGAGGTGTATGCGCTGCCAAGCGCGCTGGGCAACGAGCAGGGGGAGGGATGTCTTCGCCTAATCGCTGAAGGAGCGCAGATCATTCTAGGTGAGCAGGTTTTGATGGACACATTGGAAAAACTACCGGCGGTAGACTCATCCGCAGTTCCTAATCGCACTGTTTCTAGTCAATCAGATCTTCTTAAAAAAACAACCTCTGAAAAAGTCAGTTCTAAAAGAGATATAGACACCAAGGCTGTAGGAAATTTAGAAACGTCGGAGGCGCTTGAGATCAATTCAACCGACTTAAAGAAAGCTATTTCAGAGCTAACGCCTGTCCTGGCCAATGTGCTGGAGGCAGTAGCCATCGAGCCGACGATAGTTGACTATATTGTTCAGCAGACTCAGATGGAGACGGGCATCGTGCTTAGTGCACTATTCCAGCTAGAGCTATCGGGAATGGTGATTCAGCTACCAGGTATGCAATATCAGCGCGCATAG
- a CDS encoding 1-acyl-sn-glycerol-3-phosphate acyltransferase: MASAIRRARPALDFIPPKYSPLLRRVIGPLMPIWTTWQTNLAEVESHNVETLAKLYHEFESGKTRLLLAFRHPNPTDPYVLSHLLWRDLPQTAKQMGVPVGTTHAHFIYDRGIPLWAGGYLGWLFSRLGGVPIQRGKLDLQALKTARDLFVNGQFPLAAAPEGGNNGHNEIVSPLEPGVAQLAFWCQEDLIEQARDTSVVILPLGIQYRYIEEPWQAVESMMSRLEAESGLEPTSGLDLYGRLYRLAEHLLTLMEDYYQEFYRVTFKRGDEFTESMDANDLLATRLRSLIDEALKVAEHYFGLRPKGSTIDRCRKVEQAGWDRIFRGETETLSPVELGLANRVAEEADLRMWHMRLVESFVAVTGHYVKEHPSADRFAETALLLRDMVEKIKRNQNSQPVVSGLPLGPQRAIATVGEPIMVGPLFASYKAKRRQAITSLTAKLQEQMESLILT; this comes from the coding sequence ATGGCTTCCGCAATCCGCCGTGCTCGGCCTGCTCTCGATTTCATTCCGCCTAAGTACAGTCCACTGCTGCGACGCGTGATAGGACCGTTAATGCCTATATGGACTACCTGGCAGACAAACTTAGCTGAAGTAGAATCACATAATGTAGAAACTTTAGCCAAGCTCTATCACGAGTTTGAGTCAGGAAAAACTCGGTTATTGTTGGCTTTTCGCCATCCGAATCCAACTGATCCTTATGTGCTTAGCCATTTACTCTGGCGGGATTTGCCACAGACAGCCAAACAAATGGGTGTGCCCGTAGGAACAACGCACGCTCATTTTATCTACGATCGCGGAATTCCGCTGTGGGCCGGTGGCTACCTAGGCTGGCTGTTTTCTAGGCTAGGAGGAGTGCCCATTCAAAGAGGTAAGTTGGATCTGCAAGCGCTGAAAACAGCACGAGATCTGTTCGTGAACGGTCAGTTCCCCCTAGCAGCAGCCCCAGAGGGCGGCAATAATGGTCACAACGAAATTGTCAGCCCGCTAGAGCCAGGAGTTGCCCAGCTAGCGTTCTGGTGTCAAGAAGATCTCATTGAGCAAGCGCGAGATACTAGCGTAGTAATTTTGCCATTGGGCATTCAATACCGCTATATAGAAGAGCCTTGGCAAGCAGTAGAGTCAATGATGAGTCGGCTAGAGGCAGAAAGCGGACTAGAGCCTACGAGCGGGCTAGATCTATACGGACGGCTCTACCGACTAGCAGAGCATTTGCTGACGCTGATGGAAGACTATTATCAGGAGTTCTATAGAGTAACGTTCAAGAGGGGGGATGAGTTTACAGAATCGATGGATGCTAACGATTTGCTGGCGACTCGGCTGCGATCGCTGATCGATGAAGCCCTCAAAGTAGCAGAGCACTACTTTGGTTTACGCCCGAAAGGCTCAACCATTGACCGCTGTCGTAAGGTAGAACAAGCTGGGTGGGACCGCATCTTTCGAGGCGAAACAGAAACACTCTCCCCGGTGGAGCTAGGACTTGCCAATCGAGTCGCAGAAGAGGCCGATCTGCGAATGTGGCATATGCGCCTAGTTGAAAGCTTTGTCGCTGTCACGGGTCACTATGTCAAAGAGCATCCGAGCGCTGATCGGTTTGCGGAGACCGCTTTGCTGCTAAGAGATATGGTGGAGAAAATCAAGCGTAATCAAAACAGTCAGCCGGTCGTGTCAGGGCTGCCGCTAGGACCGCAGAGAGCGATCGCCACCGTTGGCGAACCAATTATGGTGGGGCCTCTGTTTGCTAGCTATAAGGCAAAAAGACGACAGGCGATCACATCGCTCACAGCGAAGCTGCAAGAACAGATGGAGTCATTGATTCTAACGTGA
- a CDS encoding class I SAM-dependent methyltransferase gives MLLETTQRNKLDPSDDSLFYAQPRFVTHVDEGFIAQLTKLYRDRIPANSRVFDMMSSWVSHLPGDIDYDYVEGHGLNAEELARNKQLDHYFVQNLNENQTLPLEDCSFDAVINTVSVQYIQYPEQVFAEVYRVLKPGGIAIFSFSNRMFYQKAIALWRDGSEASRVELVKRYFESVPGFGNIETVINKSEAPAILQMMGLGGGDPFYAVIAEKMMPLAK, from the coding sequence ATGCTGTTAGAAACCACACAAAGAAACAAACTCGATCCCTCGGATGATTCCCTGTTTTACGCACAGCCTAGATTTGTCACCCACGTCGATGAAGGATTTATTGCTCAGTTGACAAAGCTGTATCGCGATCGCATCCCTGCAAATAGCCGTGTTTTCGATATGATGAGCAGCTGGGTTTCCCATCTCCCAGGCGATATCGACTACGACTATGTTGAAGGACATGGGCTGAATGCCGAAGAACTTGCTCGCAACAAACAGCTCGATCACTATTTTGTGCAAAACCTGAACGAGAACCAAACTCTCCCTTTAGAAGATTGTTCTTTTGACGCGGTGATCAACACCGTTTCTGTTCAATATATTCAGTATCCTGAACAGGTGTTTGCAGAAGTCTATCGCGTCCTAAAGCCTGGTGGAATCGCAATTTTTAGTTTCTCTAATCGAATGTTTTATCAGAAGGCGATCGCACTTTGGCGAGACGGTAGCGAAGCGAGCCGGGTTGAACTGGTGAAGCGCTACTTTGAGTCTGTTCCTGGTTTTGGCAATATCGAAACTGTGATCAACAAATCAGAAGCGCCCGCTATTCTACAAATGATGGGTCTTGGCGGTGGCGATCCTTTTTACGCGGTAATTGCTGAGAAGATGATGCCTTTAGCTAAGTGA
- a CDS encoding agmatinase family protein, which translates to MTDSPTSQNPDGSSRSEADYALEKEARLPLTGWQQEVDQGLTFGLEAAESIRDRSIPTFSRGELPHYAGITTFLKAPYVEDVRQVGNYDVAIVGVPHDSGTTYRPGTRFGPQGIRRISALYTPYNFELGVDLREQITLCDVGDIFTIPANNEKSFDQISKGIAHIFSSGAFPIILGGDHSIGFPTVRGVCRHLGDKKVGIIHFDRHVDTQETDLDERMHTCPWFHATNMANAPAKNLVQLGIGGWQVPRPGVKVCRERATNILTVTDITEMGLDAAVDFALERAMDGTDCVYISFDIDCIDAGFVPGTGWPEPGGLLPREALYMLGKIVSKAPVCGLEVVEVSPPYDISDITSLMATRVICDTMAHLVLSGQLPRAGKPDYIHEEADMSLGSSWE; encoded by the coding sequence ATGACCGATTCCCCTACGTCTCAAAATCCCGATGGATCTTCACGTAGCGAGGCTGACTATGCCCTAGAAAAAGAGGCCAGGCTACCTTTGACTGGCTGGCAGCAAGAAGTCGATCAGGGTCTGACGTTTGGTTTAGAAGCAGCTGAAAGTATTCGCGATCGCTCCATTCCCACCTTTTCTAGGGGTGAGCTGCCTCACTATGCTGGTATCACTACTTTTCTCAAAGCACCCTACGTAGAAGATGTCCGTCAGGTTGGAAACTATGATGTCGCTATCGTCGGCGTACCCCACGATTCTGGTACCACCTACCGTCCCGGTACGCGCTTTGGGCCGCAGGGCATCCGTCGTATCTCGGCGCTGTATACCCCCTACAACTTTGAGCTAGGTGTCGATTTACGAGAACAGATCACACTGTGCGATGTAGGCGACATTTTCACTATTCCAGCGAACAACGAAAAGTCCTTCGACCAGATCTCTAAGGGAATTGCCCACATCTTCAGCTCTGGTGCGTTTCCAATTATTCTAGGCGGAGATCATTCCATCGGCTTTCCCACTGTTCGCGGTGTCTGCCGTCACCTAGGCGATAAGAAAGTAGGCATTATCCACTTTGATCGCCATGTCGATACTCAAGAGACCGATCTAGATGAGCGAATGCATACCTGCCCTTGGTTCCATGCCACCAATATGGCGAATGCGCCTGCTAAAAATCTGGTACAGCTAGGCATCGGCGGTTGGCAAGTTCCGCGCCCAGGGGTCAAAGTATGTAGGGAGCGAGCAACTAACATCTTGACCGTCACTGACATCACAGAAATGGGGCTAGACGCAGCCGTAGACTTCGCGCTAGAACGGGCAATGGATGGCACCGATTGCGTCTATATCAGCTTTGATATTGACTGTATTGATGCGGGTTTTGTACCTGGAACAGGCTGGCCTGAGCCGGGTGGTTTACTGCCTCGCGAAGCGCTTTATATGCTAGGCAAAATTGTCTCGAAAGCGCCCGTTTGCGGCTTAGAAGTTGTTGAAGTATCGCCCCCTTATGATATCAGCGATATCACGTCGCTGATGGCAACTAGAGTCATCTGTGATACGATGGCGCACTTGGTGCTTTCGGGCCAACTACCTAGAGCTGGCAAACCAGACTACATTCATGAAGAGGCTGATATGAGCCTTGGCAGTAGCTGGGAATGA
- the hypA gene encoding hydrogenase maturation nickel metallochaperone HypA encodes MHETDMTKALIFTVKGWLAEQPGHPAVERVHLTVGEFTCVEPVSLKFAFEAQTQGTFLDGVELVIDETPLIAFCHRCQHEYRPQIGLQYACPSCQSPMDDIRSGRELKIGRVEFSV; translated from the coding sequence ATGCATGAAACCGATATGACCAAAGCGCTCATCTTTACTGTTAAAGGTTGGCTAGCTGAGCAACCTGGGCATCCAGCTGTTGAACGAGTGCATCTAACAGTAGGTGAGTTCACTTGTGTAGAGCCGGTTAGTCTGAAGTTTGCGTTTGAGGCGCAAACGCAAGGGACGTTTTTGGACGGTGTGGAACTGGTGATTGACGAAACTCCCTTGATCGCATTTTGTCATCGGTGTCAGCACGAGTACAGGCCGCAGATAGGATTGCAATATGCTTGTCCATCTTGCCAATCGCCGATGGATGATATTCGTTCTGGGCGAGAACTAAAGATTGGTCGGGTAGAGTTTTCCGTTTAG
- the hypB gene encoding hydrogenase nickel incorporation protein HypB: protein MHQTFDAALELNLLHANQHGADQNRDRLNAWGITCLNLMSSPGSGKTQLLEQTLKLLQAELRMAVIEGDMTTQLDADRLRQHNVPVIAINTGRACHLDSKMVAGGLHQFSHEQQPEKFDLMFVENVGNLVCPAEFEVGEHAKVALLSITEGEDKPLKYPIMFREADCLLIAKTDLAPYLDVDIQKIVKNVRQLNSKVVIIPVSAKTGEGLDVWCDWIKQCIVNQNHTSKSVAAR, encoded by the coding sequence ATGCATCAGACATTTGACGCCGCTTTAGAGCTAAATTTGCTTCATGCCAATCAGCACGGGGCCGACCAAAATCGCGATCGCCTAAACGCATGGGGCATCACCTGCCTCAACTTGATGAGTTCTCCAGGATCAGGCAAAACTCAGCTACTAGAACAGACATTGAAGCTGCTACAGGCTGAACTGCGAATGGCGGTGATAGAAGGAGATATGACCACTCAGCTAGATGCCGATCGGCTGCGCCAGCACAACGTGCCGGTGATCGCCATCAATACAGGCCGGGCTTGCCACCTAGACTCCAAGATGGTTGCCGGTGGGCTGCATCAGTTTTCTCATGAACAGCAGCCTGAAAAATTTGACCTAATGTTTGTTGAGAACGTAGGTAACCTGGTGTGCCCTGCCGAGTTTGAAGTAGGAGAGCATGCCAAAGTTGCGCTGCTAAGCATCACAGAGGGTGAAGACAAGCCGCTTAAGTATCCCATTATGTTCCGAGAGGCGGACTGTCTATTGATTGCGAAGACAGATCTAGCCCCCTATCTAGATGTTGACATCCAAAAAATCGTCAAAAATGTACGTCAGCTAAATTCTAAGGTAGTCATTATCCCGGTTTCAGCTAAGACAGGAGAAGGGTTGGATGTATGGTGTGACTGGATCAAACAGTGCATTGTCAATCAGAATCATACTTCTAAAAGCGTAGCCGCACGATAG
- a CDS encoding ABC transporter substrate-binding protein, with the protein MKRRQLISLCLAFFCTLFFTIGCGGPSADSGESEPGSEAASEPAGEAIVIGYSNWAGWWPWAIAQEEGLFAANNVNVEMRWFDGYVESMEAFAAGQLDGNCQTLNDTISFAAEAVNGEVAVLVNDNSAGNDKIIVTEEINSVADLVGKQVAVEEGVVDDFLLTLALEEEGFSREDVEIVPLETGAAAAAFAAGQVDAVGAFPPFWLTALEREGSKELLSSNDFPGAIPDLLVMSQTIIDERPEDVQAIVNTWFDTLAFMEENPERADEIMAARADVTVEELQLFKEGTRMFTIEDNLEAFSDGDDIKHLSAAAEEMAEFMVGVGFIPEAPDLEAILDDQFVTAYAEAQ; encoded by the coding sequence ATGAAAAGACGTCAGCTTATCTCGCTGTGCTTAGCCTTCTTCTGCACTCTATTTTTCACAATTGGCTGCGGAGGCCCATCCGCGGATAGCGGCGAGAGTGAGCCAGGAAGTGAAGCGGCTAGCGAACCTGCTGGTGAGGCGATCGTGATTGGATACAGCAACTGGGCTGGCTGGTGGCCCTGGGCGATCGCGCAAGAAGAAGGTTTATTTGCGGCCAATAACGTCAACGTTGAGATGCGCTGGTTTGATGGCTATGTTGAATCAATGGAGGCGTTTGCGGCCGGTCAGCTAGATGGCAACTGTCAAACGCTCAATGACACGATTTCATTCGCAGCCGAGGCCGTCAATGGAGAGGTGGCGGTTCTAGTCAATGACAACTCTGCAGGCAATGACAAAATCATTGTGACTGAGGAGATCAACTCGGTTGCTGATTTGGTCGGCAAGCAGGTTGCGGTAGAAGAAGGCGTCGTGGATGACTTTCTGCTAACGCTTGCTTTAGAAGAAGAAGGATTTTCTCGAGAGGATGTTGAGATTGTGCCGCTAGAAACCGGGGCAGCAGCGGCGGCATTTGCCGCTGGGCAAGTAGATGCTGTGGGCGCTTTTCCGCCTTTTTGGCTAACCGCTTTAGAGCGCGAAGGCAGTAAAGAGCTATTGTCATCTAATGATTTCCCAGGGGCCATTCCCGACCTACTCGTGATGAGCCAAACCATCATTGATGAACGGCCTGAAGATGTACAGGCGATCGTCAATACCTGGTTTGATACGCTGGCGTTTATGGAAGAGAACCCCGAGCGCGCTGACGAGATTATGGCGGCTAGAGCCGATGTCACGGTAGAAGAGCTACAGCTATTCAAAGAAGGCACTCGGATGTTTACGATAGAAGACAACTTGGAAGCCTTTAGCGACGGTGATGATATCAAGCATTTGTCTGCTGCTGCTGAGGAAATGGCGGAGTTCATGGTAGGGGTTGGGTTTATTCCAGAAGCACCTGATCTAGAAGCGATTTTAGACGATCAGTTTGTTACCGCCTATGCGGAAGCTCAATAG
- a CDS encoding ABC transporter permease: MSVESGSAYSPITLLAKRKSMQPKLFWRLGEPIPSGLNWGLRTASVVVPIFLWWLLANSGLVNPKFLPSPVEVIAAFGRLWEKGLFIDDVTASVRRVGIGFLLSAIISVPLGIGMGAFAAVRSLLEPLIGIVRYMPAPAFIPLLIIYLGLDEAPKIALIFIGVIFFNTLMIMDAVKFVPKHLLEATYTLGGSRAQTLLQVITPYVVPNILDAFRINMAAAWNLVVVAELIAANEGLGKRIAIAQKFFRTDEIFAYLIVLGVIGFLIDLSLKLLLKATCKWAVD, translated from the coding sequence ATGAGTGTAGAATCTGGCTCTGCTTATTCGCCCATCACGCTGCTAGCTAAGCGTAAAAGCATGCAGCCTAAGCTGTTTTGGCGACTAGGTGAGCCGATTCCGTCTGGTCTAAATTGGGGGCTGCGGACGGCTTCTGTTGTGGTTCCGATTTTTCTTTGGTGGCTACTAGCCAATAGCGGTCTAGTTAATCCCAAATTTTTGCCTTCTCCAGTTGAGGTGATTGCTGCGTTTGGCAGACTATGGGAAAAAGGGCTATTCATTGATGATGTGACGGCAAGTGTCAGGCGAGTTGGTATTGGATTCTTGCTATCCGCCATCATCTCGGTACCTTTAGGAATTGGCATGGGAGCGTTTGCGGCAGTGCGATCGCTGCTTGAGCCACTGATTGGCATCGTTCGCTACATGCCTGCGCCTGCTTTTATCCCACTGCTCATTATCTATCTGGGTTTAGATGAAGCGCCGAAGATTGCTCTGATTTTTATTGGGGTGATCTTCTTTAATACGCTGATGATTATGGACGCGGTGAAGTTTGTTCCAAAGCACCTGCTAGAGGCAACCTATACGCTCGGCGGCTCGCGCGCCCAAACGCTTTTACAGGTGATCACACCCTACGTGGTGCCAAACATTCTAGATGCGTTTCGAATCAATATGGCAGCGGCTTGGAACTTGGTGGTAGTCGCAGAGCTAATCGCCGCGAATGAGGGACTAGGAAAGCGGATTGCGATCGCCCAAAAATTCTTTCGTACCGACGAGATCTTCGCCTATCTCATTGTGTTAGGCGTAATTGGTTTCTTAATTGACCTTTCTCTAAAGCTGTTGCTAAAGGCAACTTGCAAATGGGCGGTCGACTAA
- a CDS encoding ABC transporter ATP-binding protein produces the protein MHLEVSKLHKQFETSKGTIQVLENLNLHVEQGEFVCVVGASGSGKSTLLRLIAGLERPTSGTIEVDADSVVGPGADRGMVFQDYTLYPWMSVQKNVEFGLKLQGIDKKTRREQASYYLEMVRLTQFAAALPKQLSGGMKQRVAIARALTSQPKILLMDEPFGALDVQTKENMQQFLLDLWEKTGTSILMITHDVREAVFLSQRIYVMTARPGTVKKEIEVELGRSRQQKTRELPQFKNYQDAVMVELTTPNHQ, from the coding sequence ATGCATCTCGAAGTTTCCAAGCTACATAAGCAGTTTGAGACAAGTAAAGGAACGATTCAGGTGCTAGAGAATCTCAACTTGCATGTAGAGCAAGGCGAGTTTGTCTGTGTCGTCGGTGCTTCTGGTTCTGGAAAATCTACGCTGCTAAGACTGATTGCCGGGTTGGAGCGGCCTACTTCAGGCACCATTGAGGTAGATGCCGATTCTGTAGTGGGGCCGGGTGCGGATAGAGGTATGGTGTTTCAAGACTACACGCTCTATCCGTGGATGAGCGTACAAAAGAATGTAGAATTTGGGCTAAAGCTGCAGGGTATTGATAAGAAGACTCGACGGGAGCAGGCTTCGTATTATCTTGAGATGGTAAGACTCACTCAGTTTGCCGCAGCGCTGCCAAAGCAGCTATCCGGGGGAATGAAACAAAGAGTTGCGATCGCCAGGGCTCTGACTAGCCAACCCAAAATTTTGCTAATGGATGAGCCATTTGGTGCGCTTGATGTGCAAACCAAAGAGAATATGCAACAGTTCCTACTGGATCTATGGGAGAAAACTGGGACTAGCATCTTAATGATTACCCATGATGTCAGAGAAGCAGTCTTTTTGTCGCAGCGAATCTATGTGATGACGGCTAGGCCTGGCACGGTGAAAAAAGAGATCGAAGTAGAACTAGGGCGATCACGCCAGCAAAAAACAAGAGAACTACCGCAGTTTAAAAACTATCAAGATGCCGTGATGGTAGAGCTGACTACACCCAATCATCAATAG